Genomic segment of Candidatus Cloacimonadota bacterium:
ATACTTGTAAAATTGATATTAATAAAAGTACAAGATTGATCTAATAAAACAATTTCTGCCCGGGATAAATAAAGACAATATATTTTCCGTTTCTCATTGTCGAGGACAGGTCATTCATCTTGATCAGGCGGTCAGAGGAAATATTGAGCTTCGAAGATATTGAAGAAAGTGTATCACCATTTTTA
This window contains:
- a CDS encoding LysM peptidoglycan-binding domain-containing protein encodes the protein KNGDTLSSISSKLNISSDRLIKMNDLSSTMRNGKYIVFIYPGQKLFY